A segment of the Hyphomicrobiales bacterium genome:
GGTTTTTCGGCCACCCCGAGGTCTACATCGTCGCTTTGCCGGCCTTCGGCATCGTCTCCGACCTGATCAGCACCCATGCGAGAAAGAACATCTTCGGCTACCGGATGATGGTCTGGGCCATCGTGGCGATCGGCGCGTTGAGTTTCGTGGTCTGGGCGCACCACATGTATGTCAGCGGCATGAACCCGTATTTCGGCTTCTTCTTCGCCACCACCACGCTCATCATCGCCATCCCGACCGCCATCAAGGTTTACAACTGGGTACTGACCCTGTGGCGGGGCAACATCCATCTTTCGCTGCCGATGCTGTTTGCCATGGCCTTCATCGTCACATTCGTGAACGGCGGGATAACCGGACTGTTTCTCGGCAACGTCGTCGTCGACGTTCCGCTGTCGGACACCATGTTCGTGGTCGCCCATTTCCATATGGTGATGGGTGTCGCGCCGATCCTCGTGATATTCGGCGCGATCTACCACTGGTACCCGCTCTTGACCGGGCGAATGCTGAACCAGGCGATGGGTCATTTCCACTTCTGGATCACCTTCATAGGGGCCTATGCGATCTATTTCCCGATGCACTATCTCGGCTTCATCGGCGTGCCGCGCCGGTATTTCGAGGTTGGCGACACCGCCTTCATACCGGAATCGGCCCATACGCTGAATGAGTTCATCACCATCGCCGCGTTGATCGTCGGGTTCGCCCAGGTGGTGTTCCTATTCAACCTGGCGTGGAGCCTGTTGAAAGGCACGAAAGCCGAAAGAAACCCATGGCGGGCCACCAGCTTGGAGTGGCAGACACCCGATATGCCGCCGGGGCATGGCAATTGGGGCAAGGAGCTTCCGGTGGTCTATCGCTGGGCCTACGACTACTCCGTGCCGGGCGCCGCTGAGGATTTCGTGCCGCAAAACGTGGCCCCCACCGACGTCAAGATGGCCAAGGGTCGTGGGGAATCGGTCGTCGGGGTGGCCCCAGCGTGAGCATCTTCTCTCAGCTGACGGCAAAGCCCTGGCTGCCTGCCCAGGGGCGGGTCGACAACCTCTATCAGGGACGCGACTCGGCCCCTCCGGCGGCAAGAATCGGGTTGAAGATGTTTCTGGCCGTGGCCTCGGTCTTGTTCATGCTCTTGATCATGGCCTATGCCGGCCGGATGGCGTTCGAGGACTGGCGCCCGGCGCCCGAATCGAGGCTGTTGTGGTTGAATACGTTTGTGCTGATCTTGAGCAGTCTCGCCATGCAGTGGGCGCAATTCACCGCACGCCGCGGACTTTTGGCGGACCTGAAGATCGGCCTGTTGGCGGGCGGCATGACCGCTCTTGCCTTCCTGGTCGGGCAGATGATCGCGTGGCGGCAATTGGCCGCGATGGGTTTGTTCGACGTAACGAACCCGGCCATCGCGTTCTTTTATCTGATCACGGGGCTGCACGCGCTGCACCTCTTGGGCGGCCTCATCGCCTGGGGCAGGACCGCCGACAAGGTGTGGCGGCTCGGCTACGGGCCGGCGAGGGTCCGGCAAAGCGTGGAGCTGTGCACCCTGTACTGGCACTTCCTGCTGGCAGTTTGGCTGGTGCTTTTCGGTCTATTGTTTTCGGGCAGCAACAATATGGCCTTCATACTGGCCATCTGTGGAATTACGTAAATAGGACAAAGGCTTATGGCAGAAACAGTGAGCGGATCGATCATCCGGCCTGACGGCTTGCAAGGCGTCGTCGCCGACTGGGCGTCGGACCAGCGGACATTCAAGAATGTTCCGTGGGGCAAGGCGATGATGTGGATCTTCCTGCTCAGCGACACATTCATCTTCAGCTGTTTCCTGCTCTCCTACATGACGGTGCGAATGTCGACGACGGTGCCGTGGCCCAGTCCGAGCAAAGTCTTCGCGTTGCACATAGGCGGCGCGGACATCCCCCTCATCCTGATCGCCATCATGACCTTCGTCCTGATCAGCTCGAGCGGGACGATGGCCATGGCGGTCAGATTTGGCTACGCCCGCGATCGCAGGAAGAGCACGATCCTGCTTCTGCTGACCGCCCTGTTCGGCGCCACGTTTGTCGGCATGCAGGCCTTCGAGTGGACCAAGCTGATCCTGGAAGGGGTCCGCCCCTGGGGCAACCCCTGGGGCGCGCCCCAGTTCGGCTCGACCTTCTTCATGATCACCGGCTTTCACGGCACCCATGTGTCGATCGGGGTGATTTTCCTGCTCATCGTTGCCCGCAAGGTATGGCGGGGAGATTACGATAAGGCCAGGAGGGGATTTTTCACCAGCCGGAAGGGCAACTACGAGATCGTCGAAACCATGGGTCTGTACTGGCATTTCGTCGATCTGGTCTGGGTTTTCATCTTTGCATTTTTCTATCTGTGGTGAGGGACGGTCATGGCGCACGTGGAAGGCCAACAACATCCGATCAGCGTCTATCTCTGGGTATGGTTCTTGCTGTTCGTTTTCAGCACATTCTCGTACCTGGTCGACTATTTTCACCTTGTCGGCCTGCTCCGCTGGTCGCTGATCGTGCTGTTCATGATCATCAAGGCAGGCTTCATCGTCGCCATCTTTATGCACATGGCCTGGGAGCGGCTGGCCCTGATTTATGCCATTTTGGTCCCGCCGGCGTTGGTCCTGGTGTTCGTGGGCCTGATGACGCTCGAATCCGAGTACACCCATTTCCTGCGCACCACGTTCTTCGGATAAGGGAACAGGGGCCGGTCCCTCCCCTTCGGCAGTCGGTCTATTCGACCTGGTCGAGCCGGTCGACGCGCCCCAGGCTCGGAAAGACGCGCCACCATAAGGCGGCGGCCGCGAGGGTTGCGACGCCGCCGAGGAAGACCGCCGGAACGGTGCCGATGCCGGCCGCCATGACCCCGGCGCGGAAATCGCCGAGTTCGTTCGACGCGGTGATCGAAACCGCATTGACGGCGCTGACGCGGCCGCGCATCCCATCCGGGGTCGCAACCTGGACGAGAGTCTGCCGGATGTAGACGCTGACCATGTCCGAAGCGCCGTAAACGGCCAGCGCCGCCAGCGACAGCCAAAAGATTTCGGACAGGCTGAAGACGATCACCGAGGCTCCGAAGACGGTCAAGGAAACAAAGAAGATCGGCCCCATCCTTCGCGTCTGCGGCAAACGCGCGAGCAGGATCCCGACGAAGATCGCGCCGAAGGCCGGCATCGCGCGCATCATGCCCAGGCCTTCCGGTCCGACATGGAGAATGTCGCTGGCGAACACCGGGAGAATTCCTACGACGCCGCCGAACAAGACCGCGACCAGGTCAATTGAAATCGCCCCGAGCACGATCCTTCGCCGGAAGATGTAGGCGATGCCGCCGAGAATTTCCTCCCAGCCGGACGCCTCCCGGGCGCGGATCGTCAGGCGGACGGCAATCAATGCCGAGGCGCCGGCGGCGATGACGAACGTCACGGCTGCCGCGAGATAGACCCAGTCGCCGGCGACCGCGATCAAGACGCCGCCCATGGCGGGCCCGACGAGCTGGCCGACCTTCAGGACCGACGACGAATAGGCGACCGCGTTCGGAAACGACCTTACCGGCACGATGTTGGGGAGAATGGCCTGACTGGCGGCCTGAAAGAAGGACCGCGCCGCGCCGTGGACCACGAGAATGAGGAAGATCGGCCAGACCACCGAAACGCGGGAATATGTGTAGATCAGCAACAGGCCGGCAACCGCCGCATGGGCCGCGTTGCAGACGGCGAGGATCTTGCGGCGGTCGAAGCGGTCGGCGGCCAGACCCGCGAGCAGGAACAGGACCAGGACCGGGGCGAACTGCGACAGGCCGACCCATCCGAGGTCGAGCGGATTGCGCGTCATCTGGTAGACCTGCCAGCCGACCGCGACCGTCAGCATCTGGATGCCCAGAACGTTGAAAAGCCGGATCGCTATAAACAGTAGGAAGTCGCTGTTGCGCGACAGGGAGCGCCGCTCGTCCGACGCCTGCCCGGTCTCCTCCGCTCCGCCTGACCGCGCGGTCATCCCCGTCATCCACCCGATTGTTTCATTTCATGCGATCGAACGAGACCGGGCGCTCGCCGAGACCGGCCGGGGCGAGGGCGATCGCACCGCCGGCCGGCTGGCGGCTGCTGCCACAAGTGAGGTTGCTCCAAGACTGCGGAATTGAGAGCTCGTAGCGGCTCCGCATCCAAGTAGAGCATGACGGCGTCGATGACCAGCCGCGAATTGGCTCAACCGATGCGCGCGCGGCGGCAAGCTAATCCCTTAAGGCCACGGATCGCCCCTGCCCGGTCAAAACCAATTTGCCTTGACGCCGCCCTCGCTCCTGCCGGTCATGGACGCGGTCCGGGCGCGAAGCCATTCGATCAGCAGCAGCAGCACAATGGCGAGCACCGTCAGCATCGTCGCCACCGCGGCGATGGTCGGATTGAAGCTTTCGCGTAGGCCCGAGAACATCTCGCGCGGTATGGTGCGCTGGTGCGGCGCGCCGAGGAGCAGGACGGTCACGACCTCGTCGAACGAAATGGCGAAGGCGAACAGCGCCCCCGATACCACGCCGCGGCCCAGTAGCGGCAGCATCACCCGGAAGAAGACGGTCACGGGCGGCGCGCCGAGGCTGGCGGCGGCGCGCACCAGGCCGCGGTCGAAGGAGGCCAGCGCCGCGCCGACGGTGACGACGACGAACGGCGCGCCAAGCGCGGCATGGGCTACGATCAGCCCGGTATAGGATTGGGTCAGCCCGAGCGGCGCGAAAAAGAAATAGAGGCCGACGGCGACGATCACGATAGGCACCACGAGCGGCGACAGCAGCAGCACCGTCACCAGCTTCTTGCCGCGGAACTCGGCCAGAGACAGGCCGATCGCCGCCGGCGTCCCCAGCAAGGTTGCGATCGCGGTGGCGGGAATGCCGATCAAAAACGAGTTTATCACCGCAAGCCGCCATTTCTCGCTGGAGAATACGGCCTCGTACCAGCGGGTCGTAAATCCGCGCATCGGGTAGGTCAGATACTCCGAATCGTTCACCGACAGGGGCAAGATGGCGAGGATCGGCGCGATCAGAAACAACAGTACCAGAACCGCCATCGCGGCGACAGAGGCGGCGGCGACGCGTTCGGTTCTCGTTTTCGCCGAGCCTCTCACCACCTCACCCCAGCCTCACCTGACCCAAACCGACAAGACGCGAATAGACGACGTAGAGAATCGCCGTCGCGCCGAGGAGAATGACGCCGAGGGCGGCGGCCAGGCCCCAGTTGGAACTCGACGTCGTATAGAAGGCGATGAAATAGGCGAGCATCTGGTCGTCGGCGCCGCCGACCAGCGCCGGCGTCACGTAGTAGCCGAGCGCCATGATGAAGACGAGCAGCGCGCCGGCGGCGACCCCGGGAAGCGTTTGCGGCAGATAGACCCGCAAGAAGGCGATTGCCGGATGGGCGCCAAGCGAGATGGCGGCCCGCATGTGGCTCGGCGAAATGGTTTTCATGGTCGCGATGATTGGCATGACCATGAACGGCAGCAGCACGTGGGTCATGGCGATGATCACACCTGGCCTGTTGAAGATCAGGCGCACCGGCGCGCCGGTGATGCCGGATGCCTGCAGCATGGCGTTTATGATTCCCTGGTCCTGGAGAAGGACGATCCAGGCCGCCGAGCGCACCAGCAGCGACGTCCATAACGGCAACAGGACGAGGACCATAAGCAGCTTGCCCGTCCGCGCCGGGGCGTTGGCCACGACATAGGCAAGCGGAAAGCCGAGGGCGAGGCAAAGCACCGCGACGGTGAACGAAATGCTGATCGTTCGCCCTAGCACCCGCAGATAGAGAGACTGCTCGGGCGGGCTCGGCGCCACCCTGTTCTCCGCATTGCGCCGCAGGTCGACCGCCCTGAGAAGATAGAAGTCGGTCAGCGGGCCTGCCGCCGCCGCGATGGCGATCCATGTCTCGCGCTCGGCCCAGTCCGGATTGATCCCGATGAGCGTGTCACGCCACGAGGCCGGCTCTTCCGCAAGCCCGCGCAGCGCGCGGCCGGTGTCCATGACCAGGCTTCTGCCGCTGGCAAGGGCG
Coding sequences within it:
- a CDS encoding cbb3-type cytochrome c oxidase subunit I gives rise to the protein MAEVTQYAAAYVPPAEVEDVELYHAKSWITRYVFCQDAKVIAIQYSLTATAIGLVALVLSWLMRLQLGFPDAFSFIDASAYYQFITMHGMIMVIYLLTALFLGGFGNYLIPLMVGARDMVFPYVNMLSYWVYLLAVLVLAASFFVPGGPTGAGWTLYPPQAILSGTPGQDYGIALMLISLILFIIGFTMGGLNYVVTVLQARARGMTLMRLPLTVWGIFTATVLALLAFPALFVGCVMLLFDKVLGTSFFMPTIIEMGEQLQYGGGSPILFQHLFWFFGHPEVYIVALPAFGIVSDLISTHARKNIFGYRMMVWAIVAIGALSFVVWAHHMYVSGMNPYFGFFFATTTLIIAIPTAIKVYNWVLTLWRGNIHLSLPMLFAMAFIVTFVNGGITGLFLGNVVVDVPLSDTMFVVAHFHMVMGVAPILVIFGAIYHWYPLLTGRMLNQAMGHFHFWITFIGAYAIYFPMHYLGFIGVPRRYFEVGDTAFIPESAHTLNEFITIAALIVGFAQVVFLFNLAWSLLKGTKAERNPWRATSLEWQTPDMPPGHGNWGKELPVVYRWAYDYSVPGAAEDFVPQNVAPTDVKMAKGRGESVVGVAPA
- a CDS encoding cytochrome c oxidase subunit 3, with the translated sequence MSIFSQLTAKPWLPAQGRVDNLYQGRDSAPPAARIGLKMFLAVASVLFMLLIMAYAGRMAFEDWRPAPESRLLWLNTFVLILSSLAMQWAQFTARRGLLADLKIGLLAGGMTALAFLVGQMIAWRQLAAMGLFDVTNPAIAFFYLITGLHALHLLGGLIAWGRTADKVWRLGYGPARVRQSVELCTLYWHFLLAVWLVLFGLLFSGSNNMAFILAICGIT
- a CDS encoding heme-copper oxidase subunit III family protein; the protein is MAETVSGSIIRPDGLQGVVADWASDQRTFKNVPWGKAMMWIFLLSDTFIFSCFLLSYMTVRMSTTVPWPSPSKVFALHIGGADIPLILIAIMTFVLISSSGTMAMAVRFGYARDRRKSTILLLLTALFGATFVGMQAFEWTKLILEGVRPWGNPWGAPQFGSTFFMITGFHGTHVSIGVIFLLIVARKVWRGDYDKARRGFFTSRKGNYEIVETMGLYWHFVDLVWVFIFAFFYLW
- a CDS encoding cytochrome C oxidase subunit IV family protein, whose protein sequence is MAHVEGQQHPISVYLWVWFLLFVFSTFSYLVDYFHLVGLLRWSLIVLFMIIKAGFIVAIFMHMAWERLALIYAILVPPALVLVFVGLMTLESEYTHFLRTTFFG
- a CDS encoding MFS transporter yields the protein MTARSGGAEETGQASDERRSLSRNSDFLLFIAIRLFNVLGIQMLTVAVGWQVYQMTRNPLDLGWVGLSQFAPVLVLFLLAGLAADRFDRRKILAVCNAAHAAVAGLLLIYTYSRVSVVWPIFLILVVHGAARSFFQAASQAILPNIVPVRSFPNAVAYSSSVLKVGQLVGPAMGGVLIAVAGDWVYLAAAVTFVIAAGASALIAVRLTIRAREASGWEEILGGIAYIFRRRIVLGAISIDLVAVLFGGVVGILPVFASDILHVGPEGLGMMRAMPAFGAIFVGILLARLPQTRRMGPIFFVSLTVFGASVIVFSLSEIFWLSLAALAVYGASDMVSVYIRQTLVQVATPDGMRGRVSAVNAVSITASNELGDFRAGVMAAGIGTVPAVFLGGVATLAAAALWWRVFPSLGRVDRLDQVE
- a CDS encoding ABC transporter permease, yielding MAVLVLLFLIAPILAILPLSVNDSEYLTYPMRGFTTRWYEAVFSSEKWRLAVINSFLIGIPATAIATLLGTPAAIGLSLAEFRGKKLVTVLLLSPLVVPIVIVAVGLYFFFAPLGLTQSYTGLIVAHAALGAPFVVVTVGAALASFDRGLVRAAASLGAPPVTVFFRVMLPLLGRGVVSGALFAFAISFDEVVTVLLLGAPHQRTIPREMFSGLRESFNPTIAAVATMLTVLAIVLLLLIEWLRARTASMTGRSEGGVKANWF
- a CDS encoding ABC transporter permease, whose amino-acid sequence is MKRAERRRRATAMLLVAPLFFFLLFSFVIPIADMLRRSVVDSELPNAWPNTSAIARQWNRTDEPSEAMFAALGRDLKSSAEARTIAIAARRLNYALASGRSLVMDTGRALRGLAEEPASWRDTLIGINPDWAERETWIAIAAAAGPLTDFYLLRAVDLRRNAENRVAPSPPEQSLYLRVLGRTISISFTVAVLCLALGFPLAYVVANAPARTGKLLMVLVLLPLWTSLLVRSAAWIVLLQDQGIINAMLQASGITGAPVRLIFNRPGVIIAMTHVLLPFMVMPIIATMKTISPSHMRAAISLGAHPAIAFLRVYLPQTLPGVAAGALLVFIMALGYYVTPALVGGADDQMLAYFIAFYTTSSSNWGLAAALGVILLGATAILYVVYSRLVGLGQVRLG